From Paraburkholderia sabiae, a single genomic window includes:
- a CDS encoding LutC/YkgG family protein, with protein sequence MDTSTARRNILARIRAAQGREPEPAASEREAAQAYLASHPQGPRPPMPADLTAHFIEQAKKMATTVDTVESLADVPAAAHRYLSELNLPTQAIAWQTLEALPWAGSGIDVEFRKPRDEDRVGITGCFCATAETGTLVLLSGPQTYASAGLLPETHIAVVPASRIVAGHEDAFNLIRSERGELPRAVNFVSGPSRTGDIEQTIVLGAHGPYRVHAIVVRGA encoded by the coding sequence ATGGATACATCGACGGCCCGCCGCAACATCCTGGCGCGCATCCGCGCCGCGCAAGGGCGCGAACCCGAGCCGGCCGCGTCCGAACGCGAAGCGGCGCAAGCGTATCTCGCGAGTCATCCGCAAGGTCCGCGTCCGCCGATGCCGGCCGATCTCACCGCGCATTTCATCGAACAGGCGAAGAAGATGGCGACCACGGTCGATACCGTCGAGTCGCTCGCCGACGTGCCGGCCGCCGCGCACCGCTATCTCTCCGAACTGAACCTGCCGACACAGGCCATCGCATGGCAGACGCTCGAAGCGCTGCCTTGGGCCGGCTCAGGCATCGACGTCGAGTTTCGCAAGCCGCGTGACGAAGACCGCGTGGGCATCACGGGCTGCTTCTGTGCGACGGCTGAAACAGGCACGCTGGTGCTGCTCTCCGGACCGCAAACCTATGCGTCGGCGGGCTTGCTGCCCGAAACGCACATCGCAGTCGTGCCCGCGTCGCGCATCGTCGCCGGTCATGAAGACGCGTTCAACCTGATCCGCAGCGAACGCGGCGAGCTGCCACGTGCCGTCAACTTCGTTTCGGGCCCGTCGCGTACGGGCGACATCGAACAGACCATCGTGCTCGGCGCGCACGGTCCTTATCGCGTGCATGCGATCGTCGTGCGTGGCGCGTAA
- a CDS encoding sodium:proton antiporter — MARKSVPLQGSVPGTRFALLFALTCWPFAASAASLDGAALSVWWGAPFAGILLSIAVFPLVAPKLWHHHFGKISAAWAMLFLVPFAFAFGAPMAFGTLIHAMLEEYVPFIVLLTALYTVAGGICVTGNLHGSPRLNTALLALGTALASIMGTTGAAMLLIRPLLRANDNRKHVVHVVVFFIFLVANAGGSLSPLGDPPLFLGFLNGVGFFWTTVHLALPMLFICVVLLAAFYALDSFYFRHREEVLPVDPSPDTQGVGVTGKINFVLLALVIGLVLMSGLWKPGITFDVAGTHVALQNIVRDVALVAVTLLSLAVTPHAAREGNAFNWAPIEEVAKLFAGIFVTIAPVIVMLRAGEAGAFSGIVHLVNDTAGQPRDEMYFWATGVLSSFLDNAPTYLVFFNLAGGDAQTLMNTGASTLAAISAGAVFMGANSYIGNAPNFMVKAIAESRGVQMPSFFGYLAWSGVVLVPLFIATSWIFF, encoded by the coding sequence GTGGCGCGTAAGTCCGTGCCGTTGCAGGGCAGCGTGCCTGGTACGCGTTTCGCGCTGTTGTTCGCGTTGACGTGCTGGCCGTTCGCAGCATCGGCGGCAAGTCTCGATGGCGCTGCGCTGTCCGTGTGGTGGGGCGCGCCGTTCGCGGGCATCCTTCTGTCGATCGCCGTGTTTCCGCTCGTCGCGCCCAAGCTGTGGCATCACCATTTCGGCAAGATTTCGGCGGCGTGGGCCATGCTGTTTCTCGTACCTTTCGCGTTCGCTTTCGGCGCTCCGATGGCCTTCGGCACGCTGATCCATGCGATGCTCGAAGAGTACGTGCCGTTCATCGTGCTGCTGACGGCGCTCTATACCGTCGCGGGCGGCATCTGCGTGACGGGCAATCTGCATGGTTCGCCACGACTGAACACGGCGCTGCTCGCACTCGGCACGGCGCTCGCGAGCATCATGGGAACGACGGGCGCAGCCATGCTGCTGATTCGCCCGCTATTGCGCGCCAACGACAATCGCAAACACGTCGTGCATGTCGTCGTGTTCTTCATTTTTCTGGTCGCGAACGCGGGCGGTTCGCTGTCGCCGCTCGGCGATCCGCCGTTGTTTCTCGGCTTTCTGAACGGCGTCGGCTTCTTCTGGACGACGGTGCATCTCGCGCTGCCGATGCTCTTCATCTGCGTCGTCCTGCTCGCCGCGTTCTACGCGCTCGATTCATTCTATTTCCGGCATCGCGAAGAAGTGCTGCCTGTGGATCCGTCGCCCGATACGCAGGGTGTCGGCGTGACCGGCAAGATCAATTTCGTGTTGCTCGCGCTCGTGATCGGGCTCGTGCTGATGAGCGGCCTCTGGAAACCCGGCATCACATTCGACGTAGCAGGCACGCACGTCGCGTTGCAGAATATCGTGCGGGACGTGGCGCTTGTCGCGGTAACGCTGTTGTCGCTGGCTGTCACGCCGCATGCCGCGCGCGAGGGGAATGCATTCAACTGGGCGCCCATTGAAGAAGTCGCGAAACTCTTTGCGGGTATCTTCGTGACGATCGCGCCCGTTATCGTGATGTTGCGCGCGGGCGAGGCGGGCGCGTTCAGCGGTATCGTGCATCTCGTCAACGACACGGCCGGCCAGCCGCGCGACGAAATGTACTTCTGGGCGACGGGCGTGCTGTCGTCGTTCCTCGATAACGCGCCGACGTATCTCGTGTTCTTCAACCTTGCCGGCGGCGACGCGCAGACGTTGATGAACACGGGCGCGTCGACGCTCGCGGCGATTTCGGCGGGCGCCGTGTTCATGGGCGCAAACAGCTACATCGGCAACGCGCCGAACTTCATGGTGAAAGCGATAGCCGAGTCGCGTGGCGTGCAGATGCCGAGTTTTTTCGGTTATCTCGCGTGGTCGGGCGTGGTGCTGGTACCGTTGTTCATCGCGACGTCGTGGATTTTCTTCTAA
- a CDS encoding 2-hydroxyacid dehydrogenase gives MQKILVARPIFPDVIERLKQHFDVEWNNGDVLPADELKRRIADKDGALTAGDVIDASVLAVAPRLRVVSNMAVGYNNFDMAAFNASNVLGTNTPDVLNESTADFGWALMMAAARRIAESEHWLRAGKWDKWSYDGFLGSDLYGSTLGVIGMGRIGQALARRARGFNMNVIYHNRSRVSPEIEGELNATYASKEDLLRLADHVVLVLPYSAESHHTIGAAELALMKPTATLTNIARGGIVDDAALAVALREKRIAAAGLDVFEGEPKLNPALLGVPNVVLTPHIASATEATRRAMANLAADNLIAALGEGPRAGRPPNPINPDVIGKARS, from the coding sequence ATGCAAAAGATTCTGGTCGCGCGTCCCATCTTTCCGGATGTGATCGAGCGCCTCAAGCAGCATTTCGACGTCGAATGGAACAACGGCGACGTGCTGCCCGCCGACGAACTCAAGCGCCGGATAGCCGACAAGGACGGCGCGCTGACGGCGGGTGACGTGATCGACGCGTCCGTGCTGGCCGTCGCGCCGCGTCTGCGCGTTGTGTCGAATATGGCAGTCGGCTACAACAACTTCGATATGGCCGCGTTCAACGCATCGAACGTGCTCGGTACGAACACGCCCGACGTGCTCAACGAATCGACGGCGGACTTCGGCTGGGCGCTGATGATGGCCGCCGCGCGCCGTATCGCCGAATCGGAACACTGGCTGCGTGCGGGCAAGTGGGACAAATGGTCGTACGACGGCTTTCTCGGCTCGGATCTGTACGGCTCGACGCTCGGCGTGATCGGCATGGGCCGCATCGGCCAGGCGCTGGCGCGTCGCGCGCGCGGCTTCAACATGAATGTGATCTACCACAATCGCTCGCGCGTCTCGCCCGAAATCGAAGGCGAGTTGAATGCGACGTATGCGTCGAAGGAAGACCTGCTGCGGCTCGCCGATCACGTCGTGCTGGTGCTGCCGTACTCGGCTGAAAGCCATCACACGATCGGCGCCGCCGAACTCGCGCTGATGAAGCCGACCGCGACGCTCACGAATATCGCGCGTGGCGGCATCGTCGACGACGCGGCGCTTGCCGTTGCGCTGCGCGAGAAGCGCATCGCGGCAGCGGGCCTCGACGTGTTCGAGGGCGAGCCGAAGCTTAATCCGGCGTTGCTGGGCGTGCCGAACGTCGTGCTGACGCCGCACATCGCGAGCGCGACGGAAGCGACGCGTCGCGCGATGGCGAATCTCGCGGCCGACAATCTGATCGCGGCACTCGGCGAAGGACCGCGCGCGGGGCGTCCGCCGAATCCGATCAACCCTGACGTGATCGGAAAGGCGCGTTCATGA